One Paenibacillus crassostreae DNA segment encodes these proteins:
- a CDS encoding YheC/YheD family protein, with protein MIGILYSKTMLLHLIKGKRSFEKPSFYVETTREIGEEIIFLSLSDINWSKGTVRGWNGVDPIIIRRSLPDVIINRTRTNHPHTKMLIQRLKRMGKIVLNEQNVISKLEIHHILTKNNKLVPYLPETDSVTHHSVRDLLEHNTSLFLKPSTASVGNGIIRIRKINNKTVAEINILGRTKMYRVGINQIITMVKRKKRDYLVQGGVSLMKYNGNPVDFRVSMQKNGKGRWQYTGMVGRVAKKGSIVTNLHCGGQSLKATKLFEHWGWNSARIEGAVAKLGLRIAKTLEKEFPNIADLGLDIALDESQHPWIIEVNFRDLRITFRDAGDKETWRSTFKTPIYYAAYLIKQIREQQNTRGLDLNNSDLPDEHDIYRDENATPTETVPELPSVLES; from the coding sequence TTGATTGGAATACTGTATTCAAAGACCATGCTTCTACATTTAATAAAAGGAAAACGTAGCTTTGAGAAACCTTCTTTCTATGTGGAAACTACCCGTGAAATAGGCGAAGAAATTATCTTTCTATCGCTGTCTGATATCAATTGGAGCAAAGGGACTGTTCGGGGCTGGAACGGAGTAGACCCAATTATTATAAGAAGATCCCTTCCCGATGTAATTATTAATCGAACGAGAACAAATCATCCTCATACAAAAATGTTGATCCAGCGTTTAAAAAGAATGGGCAAGATTGTTTTGAATGAACAGAACGTCATTTCCAAATTGGAAATTCATCATATTTTAACTAAAAACAATAAACTGGTACCCTATCTTCCGGAGACCGACTCAGTGACACATCATTCAGTGAGAGATTTATTAGAACATAACACCTCTCTGTTTCTCAAACCAAGTACAGCTTCTGTCGGAAACGGAATCATTCGCATCCGCAAAATTAATAATAAAACAGTAGCCGAAATCAATATACTAGGTCGAACTAAAATGTATAGAGTTGGTATCAATCAAATCATTACAATGGTTAAAAGAAAGAAACGAGACTACCTTGTACAGGGGGGAGTCTCTCTCATGAAATATAACGGAAATCCCGTTGATTTCCGAGTGTCTATGCAAAAGAACGGTAAGGGCCGCTGGCAATATACAGGAATGGTTGGGAGAGTAGCGAAAAAGGGATCCATCGTTACCAATCTTCACTGCGGTGGACAATCGCTAAAGGCAACAAAACTATTTGAACATTGGGGTTGGAATAGTGCCAGAATTGAGGGAGCGGTTGCAAAGCTAGGCTTACGGATTGCCAAAACACTTGAAAAAGAATTCCCGAACATTGCTGACTTAGGATTGGACATTGCCCTTGACGAGTCGCAACACCCCTGGATTATAGAAGTTAATTTCCGGGATTTACGAATTACATTTCGGGATGCCGGAGATAAGGAAACGTGGCGAAGCACATTTAAAACCCCCATTTACTATGCGGCATATCTTATCAAACAGATTAGAGAACAACAGAATACACGAGGATTGGATTTGAACAATAGTGATTTACCAGACGAACATGACATTTATCGAGATGAGAATGCTACACCAACGGAAACTGTACCAGAGTTACCTTCTGTTTTGGAATCATGA
- a CDS encoding transposase encodes MAKKGQVFQQYTNEFKEVAVKEYLKGLASFKVVAENLGIRNCTQLKVWVRKWRDGEEFDVRKSLSNPLKGRTRTSFASVEEERDHLKVQVDYLKKRYPNLVKEASSVSKTTIK; translated from the coding sequence ATGGCTAAAAAAGGACAAGTATTTCAACAGTATACGAATGAATTTAAAGAAGTAGCGGTCAAAGAATACCTTAAGGGATTAGCAAGCTTCAAAGTGGTGGCAGAAAACTTGGGAATTAGGAACTGCACACAATTAAAAGTATGGGTGAGAAAGTGGCGAGATGGAGAGGAATTCGATGTACGTAAAAGCTTATCTAATCCGTTAAAAGGACGAACACGTACGTCTTTTGCCTCTGTAGAGGAAGAGCGAGATCACCTGAAAGTACAGGTGGACTACTTAAAAAAGCGGTATCCAAATCTGGTAAAGGAGGCTTCCTCAGTCAGCAAGACAACTATCAAGTAA